A stretch of the Tachysurus fulvidraco isolate hzauxx_2018 chromosome 18, HZAU_PFXX_2.0, whole genome shotgun sequence genome encodes the following:
- the en1b gene encoding homeobox protein engrailed-1b isoform X1 codes for MEERKDPSERESASPPVLVREAAPQVHRTTNFFIDNILRPDFGCKRELLSSRENVSPLVARPSSRADSTVDHRSSSSSSSSSSSSSSPSSSSSSPSSSSSKVLLEASTKCGDGSNLTEVNGGTGGGGGGAASTATVTTTTTSASTKDSQPLLWPAWVYCTRYSDRPSSVLGPGPRTRKLKKKKSEKEDKRPRTAFTAEQLQRLKAEFQASRYITEQRRQSLAQELNLNESQIKIWFQNKRAKIKKASGYKNGLALQLMAQGLYNHSTTTIQEDKEDSE; via the exons atggaggAGCGGAAGGATCCGTCCGAGCGCGAGAGCGCGTCCCCTCCGGTTCTAGTGCGCGAGGCGGCGCCGCAGGTTCACCGCACCACGAACTTCTTCATCGACAACATCCTGCGGCCCGACTTCGGCTGCAAGCGCGAGCTCCTCTCGAGCAGGGAAAACGTCAGCCCGCTGGTCGCGAGGCCGTCGTCACGCGCGGACTCCACCGTCGATCACCGCAGTTCATCGTCTTCTTcctcttcgtcttcttcttcctcatctcCGTCTTCTTCGTCCTCTTCgccgtcgtcgtcgtcgtccaAGGTGTTGCTCGAAGCAAGCACGAAGTGCGGGGACGGCTCGAATCTCACGGAGGTGAACGGCGGGACCGGAGGCGGAGGCGGAGGCGCAGCATCTACAGCAACAGTAACAACAACCACAACCTCGGCGTCGACTAAAGACTCGCAACCTCTGCTGTGGCCCGCCTGGGTCTACTGCACGCGCTACTCGGACAGACCCTCATCCG TTCTTGGACCAGGACCGAGGACCCGgaagctgaagaagaagaagagcgaAAAGGAGGACAAGCGGCCGCGCACCGCGTTCACGGCCGAGCAGCTGCAGCGTCTCAAGGCGGAGTTTCAGGCGAGTCGCTACATCACGGAGCAGCGGCGACAGTCCCTCGCGCAGGAGCTCAACCTCAACGAGTCGCAGATCAAAATCTGGTTCCAAAACAAGAGAGCCAAGATCAAGAAGGCGAGCGGCTACAAAAACGGACTGGCACTGCAGCTCATGGCGCAAGGACTCTACAAccactccaccaccaccatccaGGAGGATAAGGAGGACAGCGAGTAG
- the en1b gene encoding homeobox protein engrailed-1b isoform X2, with amino-acid sequence MEERKDPSERESASPPVLVREAAPQVHRTTNFFIDNILRPDFGCKRELLSSRENVSPLVARPSSRADSTVDHRSSSSSSSSSSSSSSPSSSSSSPSSSSSKVLLEASTKCGDGSNLTEVNGGTGGGGGGAASTATVTTTTTSASTKDSQPLLWPAWVYCTRYSDRPSSGPRTRKLKKKKSEKEDKRPRTAFTAEQLQRLKAEFQASRYITEQRRQSLAQELNLNESQIKIWFQNKRAKIKKASGYKNGLALQLMAQGLYNHSTTTIQEDKEDSE; translated from the exons atggaggAGCGGAAGGATCCGTCCGAGCGCGAGAGCGCGTCCCCTCCGGTTCTAGTGCGCGAGGCGGCGCCGCAGGTTCACCGCACCACGAACTTCTTCATCGACAACATCCTGCGGCCCGACTTCGGCTGCAAGCGCGAGCTCCTCTCGAGCAGGGAAAACGTCAGCCCGCTGGTCGCGAGGCCGTCGTCACGCGCGGACTCCACCGTCGATCACCGCAGTTCATCGTCTTCTTcctcttcgtcttcttcttcctcatctcCGTCTTCTTCGTCCTCTTCgccgtcgtcgtcgtcgtccaAGGTGTTGCTCGAAGCAAGCACGAAGTGCGGGGACGGCTCGAATCTCACGGAGGTGAACGGCGGGACCGGAGGCGGAGGCGGAGGCGCAGCATCTACAGCAACAGTAACAACAACCACAACCTCGGCGTCGACTAAAGACTCGCAACCTCTGCTGTGGCCCGCCTGGGTCTACTGCACGCGCTACTCGGACAGACCCTCATCCG GACCGAGGACCCGgaagctgaagaagaagaagagcgaAAAGGAGGACAAGCGGCCGCGCACCGCGTTCACGGCCGAGCAGCTGCAGCGTCTCAAGGCGGAGTTTCAGGCGAGTCGCTACATCACGGAGCAGCGGCGACAGTCCCTCGCGCAGGAGCTCAACCTCAACGAGTCGCAGATCAAAATCTGGTTCCAAAACAAGAGAGCCAAGATCAAGAAGGCGAGCGGCTACAAAAACGGACTGGCACTGCAGCTCATGGCGCAAGGACTCTACAAccactccaccaccaccatccaGGAGGATAAGGAGGACAGCGAGTAG